The Cottoperca gobio chromosome 8, fCotGob3.1, whole genome shotgun sequence genome contains the following window.
taaaacaaaaaaagttgcGGTGTTTCCATAAAGATTTGCCTTTTTAACTCTTCAAATGTCATCGTTGAGATTATCCTGACGTTTAATcagaaatgaagaaaaatatagactagactgtgtttctctttgtgtttgttgtgaacTCGGCATACGTCCGTCTTGTATCTGGAAATGATGAAACACCCAGCTCATTGATTTACAATGATACACAATGTTCCTATATTTTCTGATCCAGATTTTTCATGGCTCTGTTAGGATGTTGcacaaaagtgtttgtttgtttttctaaatccCCTTTTGATACGATAATACTTTATCGTCAGATCAGGtctgaaatgtgtttccatAAAGATTTGCCTTTTTAACTCTTCAAATGTAGCACACTTACACAACTACTGGGctggaaatgttgttttggaaAGTTCAGATGTCAACTACAGTTTAGACAAGTAAAACATCTTCATGACCAGCATGTTGGGGGTTAAGAATGATTCTGATTGggcttttccttttaatttagGAAAGTGTTCAGCCGCAGCACTGGACGTGCTGGCCAATGTGTTCCGTGACGACCTGCTGCCCCACCTCCTGCCGCTGCTTAAAGAACTGCTCTTTCACCCCGACTGGGTCGTCAAGGAGTCTGGCATCCTGGTGTTGGGGGCCATTGCTGAGGGTAAGACTTACACGACTACATTactcaagttttttgttttggatgATTTCTCCTCACAATAttcaatgttttaaaacaattgTGAAACATAATTATCTAGTCCTCTTGATAGGCTGAGTTTAAACATGGAGTTGGACTATTAAGTCCCTCTTGCACCTGGACATGATGAAAAACCCAGCTCATTGATTTACAATGATACCTAATGTTCCTATATTTTCTGATCCAGATTTACATAATCTCAGCATATCCCCACCTAAACCTGAACAAATGTTTCCAATTGAGAATAAACAGACTATGGGAGGCCAGAGGCTCGTTACAGACGTTTGCAACTAAACACCCATCAGTACTGagctaaataataaaatacataaaaagtcAGGTATACAAAGTATATCTACACACATTACGGTAGAGACTAATGGTAAATATTCATATTGGCAAACATCGGAAACATATTGTCAGCATACtgaaagtaaaaagtatttatacTCACTATACATCACTAAGTGCTTTACAGTAATAAACGACATGATTAAACGATAAAACCCAGactacaaacatacaaactgtCAGCTAACTAACAATTTCATAATTTAAGTTGCGTCAGGTTATTTCTGTTGCTCTAAATCATTAACTAAAGAAGTTTCCTTCAGGAAAAATCTGATTGtccttttttaaagtaaaacttccTTTCCCCTTTTTAATGATTTGCTCCCCTCTCCATTCCCCAGGCTGCATGCAGGGCATGGTGGCCTACCTGCCAGAGCTGATTCCCCACCTTATCCAGTGTCTATGTGACAAAAAGGCCTTGGTGCGCTCAATTGCCTGCTGGACCCTGAGTCGCTATGCACATTGGGTGGTCTCCCAGCCCCCAGACTCCTTCCTCAAACCCCTTATGACAGAGCTTCTTAAACGCATCCTGGACGGCAACAAGAGGGTGCAGGAGGCCGCTTGCAGGTGAGCAACATCACTCTTCTTTTTCGTATGGGGATATGATGACAATCCCAGCTCATTGAAAAACAGTGATACACTTTTGTTTCCAATATTATGTGATCCACATCCTGCATGTATCATTCCTAGACTGGCAGAACCATATCAAAAGATTAAATATTGACATGTCCTCCATCTTGGTTTCCTCTCAGTGCGTTTGCTACCCTGGAAGAGGAGGCGTGCACAGAGCTGGTGCCCTACCTGAGCTTTATTCTGGACACACTGGTGTTTGCCTTTGGGAAGTACCAGCACAAGAATCTCCTCATTCTCTACGATGCCATAGGAACTCTGGCGGACTCAGTGGGTCACCACCTCAATCAGCCTGTAAGTGCCTGTGAAATTTAGACCTGCACGCAGTCTTTTTCACCACATGCAAGATCATACGTTTCCATCttttctataaaaaaataaacaataaaaaggtttGATACTTTGTTTTTGCCCTGAGTTGACTGGAATGATCTTTGCACATAATTAAGTTTTTAAAGGAATCGGTGCTCATTTTGCAAAAACTGCTTATTCGATGGTTGATATTACCACTCATTTGTTTCAAACTTCGTTTTTTGTTCAGATAAACAAAGAGATAATGCTAATGAGTGAGTTTATAGGTGCTTTTATGTGGCTTTAGTTACTGCTAGATGTTACCCATGCTTtcggtctttatgctaagctatctGCTGAATCTAGCTTTAAATTGAACGCACAGTTGGAGTGTTCTGTTTtgcttaaattaaaatgaaataaaaacttcaATTATGTCTTTGTTGAAGACTTTAAATGGAAAGGAAAACCATGATCAAactctttttaattgtttctcAGGAGTACATTCAGAAGTTGATGCCCCCCCTTATTGCCAAGTGGAATGAGCTGAAGGACGAAGACAAGGATCTCTTCCCACTACTAGAGGTgagatgtttattttaaaagtaatacTTGAACTATAGGTAATTCTTATTTCATTTGGCACatcagacaaaagaaaaataaaggcCAAGATAAtcgatgtttttttttttttaaatggttgcttttcctaaaaacaaaaGCGCAGTATCTGGATATGATGAAACACCCAGCTCATTGACAAAAGATGATACATTTTGTTCCTATATTTTCTGATCCAGAGACGTAACACTAGGTGGCACAGTTGAGCGTTTTCCATCTCGAGTCTGTGCAAacgcctttttgtttttcactttgtcagTAATAGTTTTTCTTGGAACATTTTCCACAGTGTATTCTTGCCAAAATATTTTTCTACAGTTGAGAGCAGGCGGAaccgtcttcaaagagacatgtAAAAATCTTTTTCAGACCAATTAGGATTTTTAGCAAACAATGAGGTTGATAAAGgtgtttgactgcttttatGTCGTTTTTATTGGTTGTACACCCCTGACAACAcattgtgcatgtctgtgtttttacaaGTCATCTTTGTTTCTTCCAGTGTCTGTCGTCCGTTGCCACGGCCCTGCAGAGTGGGTTTCTGCCTTACTGTGAGCCCGTCTATCAGCGCTGTGTCACACTAGTCCAGAAGACACTAGCTCAGGCTATGGTGAGAatgcaaacacgcacacaaatgtataatataataaaaatatatttgttgtgCATTTAGTGATCTTTTTATCAGAGATACGTAAGAGACATTGAAACTTCACTGCCCCGTCTTTACAGATGTACAACCAACATCCAGACCAGTATGAGGCTCCTGACAAAGATTTTATGATTGTGGCCTTGGATCTGCTGAGCGGCCTGGCCGAGGGTTTGGGGGAACACGTGGAACAGCTAGTGTCCCGCTCGAACATCATGACCCTGCTTTTCCAGTGCATGCAGGTACAAAGGAGTGTGTTTTGTAGTTTCTCTCTTTATGAATGTGAAAATATgcatcaaaaatgtttttttatgaaacGAATTCTAACGCTCAAGTGTCTGGTTTGTGTTGCAGGATACAATGCCTGAGGTCAGGCAAAGCTCCTTCGCTCTGCTGGGAGATCTAACCAAGGCATGCTTCCTCCATGTTAAGCCCTGCATTGGTGAGTGTGCTTCATCTGACTGTCTAACTCCACCATTACATCACATAtccactgtttgtgttttaaccagtgtgtgtgtgcatttcatCCCTCCAGCTGAGTTCATGCCTATCCTGGGGCTCAACCTAAACCCAGagtttatatctgtgtgtaacAACGCCACCTGGGCCATTGGAGAGATCGCCATGCAAATGGGTGAGAAAGCAGATTGcgcttatttttctttaaaaaaataaaatattttttattatgttttacaaaCGGTTGCTATCCCTGAAAACAAAAGCCCAGTATCTGGATATGATGAAACACCCAGCTCATTGACACAAGATGATACATTTTGTTCCTATATTTTCTGATCCAGATATAGCAACCTCATATTGCACTAGTTGGCACAGTTGAATATTTGCCATCTTAAGTCTGTGCAAACCACACTGCACACACCCTTTTGAAATTAAAAGTTCTTGGAACTTGGACTTTTCCCTCAGTTCATACTTGCCAGAACATTTTCTAATCTTTCCGAACAGACCAAAAAGTTGTCTATAGCTATAGAGATGTACATAACATTTCTAGACCAATTAGGGTTTTGGCAAACTTTGcctaactttttattttattttttaactgtgGCAATAGTGGTAAGGATTGAGTACGTCCTGTAAAACATGGACATTTTCTGGTAACAGAAACCTCATAACAAACAGAAACCTATATTGCCCAGACCTCTTTGTATTAGAAGTAATCCATCACTAATCAATCATGTGTTTCTCTAGGTGCCGAGATGCAGCCGTATGTGGGCGTGGTTCTGCCAAACCTGGTGGAGATCATCAATAGACCCAACACACCCAAGACTTTGCTGGAAAACACAGGTATACACACGGTTGTACATACACGGTCATACGCACAGTTTaagttgggacatgtttcaaACATTGGAAAGCATCGGATGTTTACAGGGAGTTGAGGtaaatttgtttttcttttgtctcccTGTGTGCAGCCATTACAATTGGCAGACTGGGTTACGTCTGTCCCCAGGAGGTGGCACCACAGCTGCAGCAATTCATAAGACCATGGTGAGAATATTATCATTCTGATATCATGAAATACcaattgatttaaaatgagACGTAGcccttttgtgttttctggtCCAACTGTTCTTCTTGCACTACGTAGTTTAGAAAAGTGGAGAAAAAGTCTTTTGttggaagaagaaaaggaagtgatgggaaagaaatacaattttagCTCATCATAAAGGCCTTATGTCCTCTTTGTGCCTTTTCCCAGGTGCACATCGTTGAGGAATATCAGAGATAACGAGGAGAAGGACTCGGCCTTCAGGGGAATCTGCGTGATGATCGGCGTCAACCCTGCAGGAGTggtgcaggtgagctgatgtGCTTTAAAACTGTTACAGAGGTTGTCCAGCAGAGTCTCTTCTGGAAATGATGAAAAACCCAGCTCATTGATTTACAATGATACACAATGTTCCTATATTTTCTGATCCAGATCTTTCATACCTCTGTGTTGAGATGTTGcacaaaagtgttttgttttgtttttaaatcccttttttGGTAACGATGATACTTTGTCAGATCAAGTCTGAATTTATTTGTCTCAAGCGTGTACTTTTCTAAGCGGTGATACATTTTGTTCCCGGATCCAGAATCGCACTGTTCATCTCTGATCTAAGTATACGAAAGGTCTGAATTTACTTGTAACAAGTCCCCTCCCTGTCCAGGACTTCATCTTCTTCTGTGACGCTGTTGCCTCCTGGGTCAACCCCAAGGACGACCTGAGAGACATGTTTTATAAGGTGAGTGCCTCGTCAAAGGAATACATATTCCTGAATCTATCCTACCATAGACCTTAATTTAGATGACTAATGTCAATAAAAATGTTCCCCCCTCATGTGTAGCACTCGCTCGCCACACTCTGTGATGATCACTTATCAGACATTCGAAATCTGATTACATGTGCGGATGATTTTTTGTGTCTGAGAAGTGTGTGCAGAGCTTGCTGTTTGGGAAGGGAGAGCAGTCGTGTGTAAACGCAAAACTGGGAAATGTTCACATGTTCTGAGGCATGCGAGGGAAAACAAAGTTTTTAAGGTCATGCGGGGCGGGTCATTGAtttacaaatggtcattttgtgggtgaagtattcctttttgAACCCACTACTTAAAATGCATCCTTTTTTTATAAAGAGTTAAGTCAACCTCCATGTTggttttttccttttcttttccaagATCTTGCATGGCTTCAAGGATCAGGTCGGGGAGGAGAACTGGCAGCAGTTCTCTGAGCAGTTCCCACCTCTGTTGAAGGAG
Protein-coding sequences here:
- the LOC115012095 gene encoding transportin-2-like, giving the protein MEWQPDEQGLQQVLQLLKDSQSPNTVTQRAVQQKLEQLNQFPDFNNYLIFVLTRLKTEDEPTRSLSGLILKNNVKAHYQNFPPTVAEFIKQECLNNIGDPSPLIRATIGILITTIASKGELQTWPELLPQLCNLLNSEDYNICEGSFGALQKICEDSSELLDSDALNRPLNIMIPKFLQFFKHCSPKIRSHAVACVNQFIIGRAQALMDNIDPFIESLFALATDEDSEVRKNVCRALVMLLEVRIDRLIPHMHSIIQYMLQRTQDPDENVALEACEFWLTLAEQPVCKEMLSGHLVQLTPILVNGMKYSEIDIILLKGDVEEDEAVPDSDQDIKPRFHKSRTVTLQHEGGEGEEGEDNDDDDDDDDDTLSDWNLRKCSAAALDVLANVFRDDLLPHLLPLLKELLFHPDWVVKESGILVLGAIAEGCMQGMVAYLPELIPHLIQCLCDKKALVRSIACWTLSRYAHWVVSQPPDSFLKPLMTELLKRILDGNKRVQEAACSAFATLEEEACTELVPYLSFILDTLVFAFGKYQHKNLLILYDAIGTLADSVGHHLNQPEYIQKLMPPLIAKWNELKDEDKDLFPLLECLSSVATALQSGFLPYCEPVYQRCVTLVQKTLAQAMMYNQHPDQYEAPDKDFMIVALDLLSGLAEGLGEHVEQLVSRSNIMTLLFQCMQDTMPEVRQSSFALLGDLTKACFLHVKPCIAEFMPILGLNLNPEFISVCNNATWAIGEIAMQMGAEMQPYVGVVLPNLVEIINRPNTPKTLLENTAITIGRLGYVCPQEVAPQLQQFIRPWCTSLRNIRDNEEKDSAFRGICVMIGVNPAGVVQDFIFFCDAVASWVNPKDDLRDMFYKILHGFKDQVGEENWQQFSEQFPPLLKERLSACYGV